The Neomonachus schauinslandi chromosome 11, ASM220157v2, whole genome shotgun sequence genome contains a region encoding:
- the CHRM4 gene encoding muscarinic acetylcholine receptor M4, with the protein MANFTPVNGSAGNQSVRLVTSTHNRYETVEMIFIATVTGSLSLVTVVGNILVMLSIKVNRQLQTVNNYFLFSLACADLIIGAFSMNLYTVYIIKGYWPLGAVVCDLWLALDYVVSNASVMNLLIISFDRYFCVTKPLTYPARRTTKMAGLMIAAAWVLSFVLWAPAILFWQFVVGKRTVPDNQCFIQFLSNPAVTFGTAIAAFYLPVVIMTVLYIHISLASRSRVHKHRPEGPKEKKAKTLAFLKSPLMKQSIKKAPPGDPAPEELRNGKLEEAPPPVLPPPPRPVADKDTSNESSSGSATHHTKERPPTELSTTEATTPALPAPPLQPRALNPASKWSKIQIVTKQTGNECVTAIEIVPATPAGMRPAANVARKFASIARNQVRKKRQMAARERKVTRTIFAILLAFILTWTPYNVMVLVNTFCRSCIPDTVWSIGYWLCYVNSTINPACYALCNATFKKTFRHLLLCQYRNLGTAR; encoded by the coding sequence ATGGCGAACTTCACACCAGTCAATGGCAGCGCGGGCAACCAGTCCGTACGCTTGGTCACATCAACCCATAACCGCTACGAGACAGTGGAGATGATATTCATCGCCACGGTGACGGGCTCGTTGAGCCTGGTGACTGTCGTGGGCAACATCCTGGTGATGCTGTCTATCAAGGTCAACAGGCAGCTGCAGACAGTCAACAACTACTTCCTCTTCAGCCTGGCGTGCGCCGATCTCATCATAGGCGCTTTCTCCATGAACCTCTACACCGTGTACATCATCAAGGGCTACTGGCCTCTGGGCGCCGTGGTCTGTGACCTGTGGCTGGCCCTGGACTATGTGGTGAGCAATGCTTCCGTCATGAACCTTCTCATTATCAGCTTCGACAGGTACTTCTGCGTCACCAAGCCCCTCACCTACCCAGCCCGGCGCACCACCAAGATGGCGGGCCTCATGATCGCCGCCGCCTGGGTCCTGTCCTTCGTGCTCTGGGCACCTGCCATCTTGTTCTGGCAGTTCGTGGTGGGCAAGCGGACGGTGCCGGACAACCAGTGCTTCATCCAGTTCCTGTCCAACCCGGCGGTGACCTTCGGCACCGCCATCGCCGCCTTCTACCTGCCCGTGGTCATCATGACGGTGCTCTACATCCACATCTCCCTGGCCAGTCGCAGCCGAGTTCACAAGCACCGGCCCGAGGGCCCCAAGGAGAAGAAGGCCAAGACTCTGGCCTTCCTCAAGAGCCCCCTGATGAAGCAGAGCATCAAGAAAGCCCCGCCCGGGGACCCGGCTCCCGAGGAGCTGCGCAACgggaagctggaggaggcccctcccccggtCCTGCCGCCCCCGCCGCGCCCCGTGGCCGACAAGGACACTTCCAACGAGTCCAGCTCCGGCAGCGCCACACACCACACCAAGGAACGGCCGCCCACGGAGCTGTCCACCACAGAGGCCACCACGCCCgccctgcccgcccctcccctccagccgcGGGCCCTCAACCCCGCCTCCAAATGGTCCAAGATCCAGATCGTGACGAAGCAGACTGGCAATGAGTGTGTGACAGCCATCGAGATCGTCCCGGCCACGCCCGCCGGCATGCGCCCGGCAGCCAACGTGGCCCGCAAGTTTGCCAGCATCGCCCGCAACCAGGTGCGCAAGAAGCGGCAGATGGCGGCCCGGGAGCGCAAGGTGACGCGGACCATCTTCGCCATTCTGCTGGCCTTCATCCTCACCTGGACGCCCTACAACGTCATGGTCCTGGTGAACACCTTCTGCCGGAGCTGCATCCCCGACACGGTGTGGTCCATCGGCTACTGGCTCTGCTACGTCAACAGCACCATCAACCCCGCCTGCTACGCGCTCTGCAACGCCACCTTTAAAAAGACCTTCAGGCACCTACTGCTGTGCCAGTATCGGAACCTCGGCACCGCCAGGTAG
- the MDK gene encoding midkine has protein sequence MQHRGVLLLALLTLLALTSAVAKKKDKVKKGGPGSECAEWTWGPCTPSSKDCGVGFREGTCGAQTQRIRCRVPCNWKKEFGADCKYKFESWGACDGGTGTKARQGTLKKARYNAQCQETIRVTKPCTSKTKAKAKAKKGKGKD, from the exons ATGCAGCACCGAGGCGTCCTCCTCCTCGCCCTCCTCACCCTGCTGGCGCTCACCTCCGCGGTGGCCAAAAAGAAAG ACAAAGTGAAGAAGGGCGGCCCGGGGAGCGAGTGCGCGGAGTGGACCTGGGGGCCCTGCACCCCCAGCAGCAAGGACTGCGGCGTGGGTTTCCGCGAGGGTACCTGTGGGGCCCAGACTCAGCGCATCCGGTGCAGGGTGCCTTGCAACTGGAAGAAGGAGTTTGGAG CCGACTGCAAGTACAAGTTTGAGAGCTGGGGGGCGTGTGATGGGGGCACGGGCACCAAAGCCCGCCAAGGCACCCTGAAGAAGGCGCGGTACAATGCCCAGTGCCAGGAGACCATCCGCGTGACCAAGCCCTGCACCTCCAAGaccaaagccaaagccaaag ccaagaaagggaagggaaaggactAG